TTAGAACGACATTTGAAGGAATCTAGACGATTTGATTTTGAGGTGAGATATAGGTATGAACACAGTATTAGAGTTGCAAACATAGGGATTGAAATAGCAAAAGAAGAGAATGCAGATATAATGGTAGTAGCGCTTAGTGGATTATTGCATGACTATGGAAAGTTTGACACTGAAAAGAATGTAGAGCATGGTAGAGTTTCTGCTAAACTAGTTAGACCTTTTTTAGAAACTTTGAATATTGAAGATACTCAAGTAGAATTGATTTGTCAAGCGATAGCTTCTCATTGCGATGGGAATGGGGAAAACTTGGAGGCAATTGACACTCTAGAGGCAAAAATACTAAGAGATGCAGATAGAATTGATAGGTTTGGATTTAATAAAGTATTTTTGAGACGTTTTCTAGATCATCAAAAAGCGCTTACAGATGCGAATAACCAAATGGAACTAACTCGAAGGAGAATACATATATTAGAAAGTTTAATTTCAGAAGACAGAATGAGTACTGAGCTTGGAAAAACTATGCTAGAGAAAAGAGTTAATTTCCAAGTTCAATTTTACAAAAGATATCTAAGGGAGCTTGAGTTATCTAATTTGTTGGAATTTGAT
The window above is part of the Tissierellales bacterium genome. Proteins encoded here:
- a CDS encoding HD domain-containing protein yields the protein MNGILKQVAEYLERHLKESRRFDFEVRYRYEHSIRVANIGIEIAKEENADIMVVALSGLLHDYGKFDTEKNVEHGRVSAKLVRPFLETLNIEDTQVELICQAIASHCDGNGENLEAIDTLEAKILRDADRIDRFGFNKVFLRRFLDHQKALTDANNQMELTRRRIHILESLISEDRMSTELGKTMLEKRVNFQVQFYKRYLRELELSNLLEFD